The Aspergillus luchuensis IFO 4308 DNA, chromosome 7, nearly complete sequence genome has a segment encoding these proteins:
- a CDS encoding cleavage polyadenylation factor subunit CFT2 (BUSCO:EOG09260MBW;~COG:A;~EggNog:ENOG410PHC8;~InterPro:IPR036866,IPR027075,IPR025069,IPR011108, IPR001279,IPR035639,IPR022712;~PFAM:PF13299,PF10996,PF16661,PF07521;~go_component: GO:0005847 - mRNA cleavage and polyadenylation specificity factor complex [Evidence IEA];~go_process: GO:0006378 - mRNA polyadenylation [Evidence IEA];~go_process: GO:0006379 - mRNA cleavage [Evidence IEA]), with protein sequence MFTFTPLLGAQSASSKASQSILELDGGIKILVDVGWDDTFDPLDLQELEKHVPTLSLILLTHATPAHIGAFAHCCKTFPLFTQIPVYATSPVIALGRTLLQDLYASSPLAATFLPKASISEPGASTAAASAAASVAEGDESAEATHAGRILLQPPTAEEIARYFSLIHPLKYSQPHQPLPSPFSPPLNGLTLTAYNAGHTVGGTIWHVQHGMESIVYAVDWNQARESVVAGAAWFGGSGASGTEVIEQLRKPTALVCSTRGGERFALPGGRKKRDDLLLDMIRSTIAKGGTVLIPTDTSARVLELAYALEHAWRDAAGSGQGDDTLKGAGLYLAGRKANTTMRLARSMLEWMDENIVREFEAAEGVDAATGQSNTEGQRAGQNQGKAEGKGVGPFTFKHLRILERKKRLEKILSDQKPKVILASDTSLDWGFAKDSLRLVAEGANNLLLLTEPLHKERITEGQESTHRKTLGSMIWQWYEERKDGVALEKASDGEMLEQVHSGGRDLSWTDVRRAPLDAGEQLLYQQYLATKRQLQDTSQARGQENLDNAADALDDRSSSTSEDSETEQQGRVLNFSTSLAHSNRNKLGLSDEDLGVNILLRRKNVYDYDVRGKKGRERMFPYVAPRKKGDEYGEFIRPEEYLRAEEREEADMQQRRTDSQTKLGQKRRWDETAPHGRRLSGSGAKRQALGDAQKRDVSTADELSLAEDGEVDAAVSSEDEVEGQSFEGPAKAIYEKATLTINARLAYVDFTGLHDKRSLEMLIPLIQPRKLILVGGMKQETTALATECQKLLAAKSGMDVSAADSAVIFTPVNGEVVDASVDTNAWMVKLSNNLVRRLKWQHVRSLGVVTLTAQLRGPEQAVLEDSTEENPSKKPKLLEEEKKDEGGSTKVATNAPPEGAKPSADKSEVYPLLDVLPVNMAAGTRSMTRPLHVGDLRLADLRKIMQGAGHTAEFRGEGTLLIDGMVAVRKSATGRIEIEASAQSAASTNLGRGGGSFLAVKQKIYEGLAVVSGS encoded by the exons ATGTTCACCTTTACCCCCCTTCTCGGCGCGCAGTCTGCGTCATCGAAGGCTTCACAATCGATTCTCGAGCTTGATGGAGGAATCAAGATTCTTGTGGACGTCGGTTGGGATGACACTTTTGATCCTCTCGACCTGCAGGAACTTGAAAA ACATGTTCCGACCCTGTCGCTCATTCTTCTAACCCACGCTACACCCGCTCATATCGGTGCCTTTGCCCATTGCTGCAAgaccttccctctcttcacaCAAATCCCCGTCTACGCTACGAGTCCCGTCATTGCGCTCGGTCGCACGTTGCTACAGGATTTATACGCCTCTTCTCCGCTAGCCGCAACATTTCTACCCAAAGCCTCGATCTCCGAGCCCGGCGCTTCTACGGCCGCAGCATCAGCTGCTGCGTCGGTGGCCGAAGGCGATGAAAGCGCCGAAGCTACTCATGCCGGgcgcatcctcctccaacctcctACCGCCGAAGAAATCGCCCGGTACTTCTCTTTGATACACCCTTTGAAATACTCACAACCACACCAACCGCTTCCGTCACCATTTTCCCCGCCCCTGAACGGCCTTACGCTGACCGCATACAACGCTGGACATACCGTTGGTGGTACGATATGGCATGTACAACATGGAATGGAATCAATTGTCTATGCGGTCGACTGGAACCAAGCTCGAGAGAGCGTCGTCGCGGGCGCTGCCTGGTTTGGAGGTTCCGGTGCTAGTGGAACGGAGGTCATTGAGCAGCTGCGCAAACCTACGGCGCTGGTATGCAGCACCAGGGGAGGCGAACGGTTTGCATTGCCCGGAGGCAGGAAGAAACGGGATGACTTGCTGCTGGACATGATTCGGAGCACCATCGCCAAGGGTGGTACAGTGCTGATTCCTACGGATACTAGCGCTCGTGTGCTGGAGCTGGCTTATGCACTGGAACATGCCTGGCGCGATGCGGCAGGCTCTGGCCAGGGTGACGATACACTGAAAGGAGCCGGATTGTACCTGGCCGGCCGCAAAGCTAATACTACGATGCGACTGGCAAGGAGTAtgctggagtggatggacgaGAACATCGTGCGAGAGTTTGAGGCGGCTGAGGGTGTGGATGCAGCGACTGGTCAGTCAAATACAGAAGGCCAACGTGCAGGTCAGAATCAGGGCAAGGCAGAAGGGAAGGGCGTGGGGCCTTTTACATTCAAACATCTCCGAATCTTGGAACGCAAAAAGCGATTAGAAAAGATTCTGTCCGACCAGAAGCCCAAGGTCATCCTGGCTTCCGATACGTCGCTGGATTGGGGATTCGCAAAGGATTCTCTTCGTTTGGTGGCGGAAGGTGCCAACAACCTGCTGCTTTTGACGGAGCCTTTGCATAAGGAGAGGATTACGGAGGGCCAGGAAAGCACCCACAGGAAGACACTCGGCAGTATGATCTGGCAGTGGTATGAAGAACGGAAGGATGGCGTCGCTCTGGAAAAGGCATCGGATGGCGAGATGCTGGAACAGGTGCACAGCGGAGGCCGGGACCTCTCCTGGACGGATGTGAGACGTGCGCCTTTGGACGCAGGCGAGCAGTTGCTCTACCAGCAGTATCTGGCCACGAAACGACAACTTCAAGATACCTCACAAGCAAGAGGACAAGAAAATCTTGACAATGCCGCCGACGCCCTCGATGACCGGTCCAGCTCTACATCAGAAGACTCGGAGACGGAACAGCAGGGTCGCGTCCTGAACTTCTCGACCTCCTTAGCACACTCCAACCGAAACAAGCTCGGCCTCAGCGATGAAGACCTTGGCGTCAACATTCTTCTACGACGCAAGAATGTCTACGACTACGATGTACGAGGCAAGAAAGGTCGCGAGCGCATGTTCCCGTATGTGGCACCGCGGAAGAAGGGGGACGAGTATGGCGAGTTCATCCGGCCTGAGGAGTACCTCCGTGCCGAGGAACGTGAGGAGGCCGACATGCAGCAGCGCCGGACTGACTCCCAGACCAAGCTGGGGCAGAAACGTCGCTGGGACGAAACAGCGCCCCACGGACGTCGACTGTCGGGCAGTGGCGCCAAACGGCAAGCGCTTGGCGATGCGCAGAAACGGGATGTCAGCACTGCTGACGAACTGAGCCTCGCCGAAGACGGCGAAGTGGATGCCGCGGTAtcctcggaggatgaggtggaaggaCAGAGCTTCGAAGGGCCAGCGAAGGCAATATACGAAAAGGCTACACTTACAATCAATGCCCGGCTGGCATACGTGGACTTTACGGGACTACACGACAAGCGCAGTCTGGAGATGCTCATCCCACTCATCCAGCCCCGGAAGCTGATCCTGGTTGGTGGCATGAAACAGGAGACGACCGCGTTGGCGACCGAATGCCAGAAGCTCCTGGCAGCCAAATCCGGAATGGATGTTTCGGCCGCGGATTCGGCAGTCATCTTCACGCCAGTCAACGGCGAAGTTGTTGACGCCAGCGTCGACACCAACGCATGGATGGTCAAGCTGAGCAACAACCTGGTCCGGCGTTTGAAGTGGCAGCACGTACGCAGCCTGGGCGTGGTTACGCTGACGGCGCAGTTGCGGGGGCCGGAACAAGCCGTCCTGGAGGATTCTACAGAAGAGAACCCCAGCAAGAAGCCGAAactgttggaggaggagaagaaggacgaaGGAGGTAGCACCAAGGTCGCGACGAACGCACCACCAGAGGGGGCCAAACCATCAGCCGACAAGTCCGAGGTATACCCACTGCTGGATGTGCTGCCGGTCAACATGGCGGCGGGGACGCGGTCCATGACCCGGCCGCTCCATGTGGGCGACCTGCGGCTGGCAGATTTGCGCAAGATCATGCAAGGGGCCGGACATACGGCAGAATTCAGGGGCGAGGGAACGCTCCTTATCGATGGGATGGTGGCAGTGCGGAAGTCGGCGACGGGGCGGATTGAGATTGAAGCATCAGCGCAGTCTGCGGCGTCGACGAATctaggacgaggaggagggagtttcTTGGCTGTGAAGCAGAAGATTTATGAAGGATTGGCTGTTGTGTCGGGGAGTTAG
- a CDS encoding putative extracellular thaumatin domain protein (COG:S;~EggNog:ENOG410QEFP;~SECRETED:SignalP(1-17)) — MFFKTILTAALATAATALPHSFSNNMVRRNGTSSGSGGVSISNNMSNTTVYAWSVSDRVSNMHTLSAGGGSYSESWQSNDNGGGISIKLSTTESQSDVLQFEYTQSGDTIYWDMSCINLGSDSAFTKYGFSVTPSEEGDNCPSVNCEAGDTECAEAYLQPDDNEATHGCPIDTQFTLTLG, encoded by the coding sequence ATGTTCTTCAAGACCATCCTCACTGCCGCTCTGGCCACCGCTGCCACGGCTCTTCCCCACTCCTTCAGCAACAACATGGTTCGTCGCAACGGTACCTCTTCTGGCTCCGGCGgcgtctccatctccaacaacatGAGCAACACTACCGTCTACGCGTGGTCTGTTTCTGATAGAGTCAGTAACATGCATACCCTTTCTGCGGGCGGTGGTAGCTACTCCGAGTCCTGGCAATCCAACGACAACGGTGGTGGTATCTCCATCAAGCTGTCCACCACTGAGAGCCAGTCCGATGTCCTCCAGTTCGAGTACACTCAGAGTGGTGACACCATCTACTGGGACATGTCCTGCATCAACCTCGGCAGTGACTCTGCTTTCACCAAGTACGGATTCTCCGTCACTCCTTCCGAGGAGGGTGACAACTGCCCTTCTGTCAACTGCGAGGCTGGTGACACTGAGTGCGCTGAGGCCTACCTCCAGCCCGATGACAACGAGGCTACTCACGGCTGCCCCATTGACACTCAGTTCACTCTTACTCTGGGTTAA
- a CDS encoding amino acid permease (COG:E;~EggNog:ENOG410PFIU;~InterPro:IPR002293,IPR004840;~PFAM:PF13520,PF00324;~TransMembrane:11 (o31-54i61-85o159-176i183-205o225-244i265-292o319-338i371-389o395-413i434-455o467-486i);~go_component: GO:0016020 - membrane [Evidence IEA];~go_component: GO:0016021 - integral component of membrane [Evidence IEA];~go_function: GO:0022857 - transmembrane transporter activity [Evidence IEA];~go_process: GO:0006865 - amino acid transport [Evidence IEA];~go_process: GO:0055085 - transmembrane transport [Evidence IEA]): MATIHDNDELLLARIGYKQELKREFSKWSTVSYAISILGILGSVPATFGAPLAAGGPATAVWCWFVGSCMALCIGSSVAELVSAYPTAGGMYFVTKHVVPDERVPIFSWVQGWCNLLGQTAGVSSVAYTVSQMLLACASMNSELVDGEYSYSPSALDTVLLSVILLCLLGVICSMTTKSLHQIFLWFAPINIAATFCICFSLLWFTPEKQPATWVFTHFTDGSGWGSKVFSFLLGFISVAWTMTDYDGTTHMSEETHNAAALGPLAIQWAVIVSGILGWILTISMCFCLTDYEGILNTPTGLPAAQIFLNAGGKLGGSAMWGLAILVQFFTGCSAMLADTRMAYAFARDEALPFSSFLSQINPYTQTPVNAVWFVVFFSICLNCIAIGSTHTATAIFSITAPALDLSYVSVILTHQIYRKQVKFVEGPFTLGRWGPYINWVSVIWVMFISSVLFFPPTVPVTVSNMNYGICVGIFIAAFAMVWWWVAARGRYTGPRTTEHMQPIPTEEPGLDYGTMQ; encoded by the exons ATGGCCACCATCCACGACAATGACGAGCTTCTTTTAGCCCGCATTGGCTACAAACAG GAATTGAAACGTGAATTCTCAAAATGGTCCACCGTCTCTTatgccatctccatcctagGCATACTAGGCTCAGTCCCAGCCACGTTCGGAGCTCCCCTGGCTGCAGGAGGCCCGGCAACCGCAGTATGGTGTTGGTTCGTGGGCTCCTGCATGGCCTTGTGTATCGGCAGCTCGGTGGCAGAGCTGGTCTCTGCATACCCTACTGCCGGAGGCATGTACTTTGTCACCAAGCATGTAGTTCCAGATGAGCGTGTGCCTATTTTCTCCTGGGTACAGGGTTGGTGTAACCTCCTTGGACAAACGGCGGGAGTGTCCAGTGTCGCCTATACTGTCAGTCAAATGTTACTTGCTTGCGCGAGTATGAATTcggagctggtggatggggagtaTTCATACTCACC TTCTGCATTGGATACGGTGCTCTTGTCTGTGATATTGCTCTGCCTACTGGGTGTGATCTGCTCAATGACCACCAAATCTCTGCACCAGATTTTCCTTTGGTTTGCCCCAATAAATA TTGCCGCGACCTTCTGTATCTGCTTCTCCCTGTTATGGTTCACCCCGGAGAAGCAACCAGCTACCTGGGTGTTCACCCACTTCACAGATGGATCTGGTTGGGGATCAAAGGTATTCTCCTTCCTACTAGGCTTCATCTCAGTTGCATGGACAATGACCGACTACGACGGAACCACACA CATGTCCGAAGAAACCCACAACGCAGCAGCCCTAGGCCCCCTAGCTATCCAATGGGCCGTGATAGTATCCGGCATACTCGGCTGGATCCTGACTATATCAATGTGCTTCTGTCTCACCGACTACGAAGGCATCCTCAACACCCCCACCGGCCTCCCAGCAGCCCAGATCTTCCTCAACGCCGGAGGGAAGCTAGGTGGCTCAGCGATGTGGGGTCTAGCAATCCTCGTACAATTCTTCACCGGCTGTTCTGCCATGCTAGCAGACACTCGCATGGCCTACGCTTTTGCGCGTGACGAAGCCCTGCCCTTTTCTTC CTTCCTCTCCCAAATAAACCCATACACCCAAACCCCCGTCAACGCCGTGTggttcgtcgtcttcttcagcatCTGCCTGAACTGCATTGCCATCGGCTCAACCCACACCGCCACCGCGATCTTCAGCATCACCGCGCCAGCCTTAGACCTCTCCTACGTATCTGTGATCCTAACACATCAGATATACCGAAAGCAGGTCAAGTTCGTCGAAGGACCATTTACGTTGGGACGATGGGGACCGTACATTAACTGGGTCTCGGTGATATGGGTGATGTTTATCAGCTCGGTGCTGTTCTTTCCGCCGACGGTGCCGGTGACGGTGTCGAATAT GAACTACGGTATCTGCGTCGGTATTTTCATCGCTGCGTTTGCGATggtttggtggtgggttgCTGCGAGGGG
- the SFB3 gene encoding Sec23/Sec24 family protein (COG:U;~EggNog:ENOG410PHK7;~InterPro:IPR007123,IPR036180,IPR012990,IPR036465, IPR006895,IPR006896,IPR036175,IPR036174,IPR006900, IPR029006;~PFAM:PF04810,PF08033,PF04815,PF00626,PF04811;~go_component: GO:0030127 - COPII vesicle coat [Evidence IEA];~go_function: GO:0008270 - zinc ion binding [Evidence IEA];~go_process: GO:0006886 - intracellular protein transport [Evidence IEA];~go_process: GO:0006888 - endoplasmic reticulum to Golgi vesicle-mediated transport [Evidence IEA]): MADPNMYHTYGQAPVPGENPSDPNQMAYQVPPQGYPAAGVPPGPSPPQPGAAYGVPAPNQQWPAYGSPPPAQQPLQQPPSQFAYQADPQAAGGAPVDPGMAGLASQMSGLGIMGGEGGAARSSKKKHRHAHHEIAGASASVAQPFAAAPQDPTQPTSQFLNTGLNQAPRPISPAASIPAPVNPAFGGGAGAVSTQGKVDPEQIPSIPRSRDIPAQYYFNHVYPTMERHLPPPAAVPFVAHDQGNSSPKYARLTLNNIPSTSDFLSSTGLPLGMVLQPLARLDGEQPIPVLDFGDAGPPRCRRCRAYINPFMSFRSGGNKFVCNMCTFPNDVPPEYFAPLDPSGSRIDRMQRPELMMGTVEFLVPKDYWNKEPVGLQWLFLVDVSQESVNKGFLKGVCKGIMEALYSEETENPEDEAPSRRIPEGAKVGIVTYDKEVHFYNLSAQLDQAQMMVMTDLEEPFVPLSEGLFVDPYESKDVITSLLQRIPTIFSHVKNPQPALLPALNAALSALRPTGGKIVGTIASLPTWGPGALSLRDDPKVHGTDAERKLFTTEHAGWRETAGHLAEAGIGLDMFIAAPSGTYMDVATIGHVPEVTGGETFFYPNFHAPRDIRKLSKELAHAITRETGYQALMKVRCSNGLQVSGYHGNFVQHTFGADLEIGAIDADKAIGVVFSYDGKLDPKLDAHFQAALLYTSANGQRRVRCINTVAAVNEGGMETMKFVDQDAVVAMVAKDAASKTLDKSLKDIRASVSEKTVDIFSGYRKIFSGSHPPGQLVLPENLKEFSMYMLSLIKSRAIKGGQEASDRRIHDMRMLRSIGCTELSLYLYPRIIPIHNMQPTDGFPNEQGQLQVPPSLRASFSKIEEGGAYLVDNGQQCLLWLHSHVSPNLLEDLFGEGQTSLQGLSPQTSTIPVLETHLNAQVRNLLQYFSTIRGSKAVTIQLARQGLDGAEYEFARMLVEDRNNEAQSSVDWLVHIHRQINLELAGHRKREDTAGEGGLTSLAGLRAPYW, encoded by the exons ATGGCCGACCCCAACATGTATCATACCTACGGCCAGGCTCCGGTGCCTGGTGAAAACCCCTCCGATCCCAATCAAATGGCATATCAGGTGCCTCCGCAAGGCtatcctgctgctggagtTCCTCCCGgcccttcacctccccagcCCGGTGCTGCGTACGGAGTTCCTGCCCCTAATCAACAATGGCCCGCCTATGGCTCTCCCCCGCCAGCACAGCAGCCTCTGCAACAACCACCGTCACAATTCGCATACCAAGCCGATCCGCAAGCTGCGGGGGGCGCCCCTGTGGACCCCGGAATGGCTGGGCTAGCATCTCAGATGAGTGGTTTGGGAATAatgggaggtgaaggaggagcggCCCGGtcaagcaagaagaagcatcgGCATGCGCACCATGAGATTGCTGGTGCTTCGGCATCCGTCGCGCAACCCTTTGCAGCTGCTCCCCAGGATCCCACTCAGCCAACCTCGCAGTTCCTCAACACCGGCTTGAACCAGGCACCTCGTCCCATCTCGCCCGCCGCGAGCATCCCCGCCCCGGTGAACCCAGCGTTCGGAGGTGGTGCCGGTGCGGTTTCGACACAAGGGAAGGTCGATCCGGAGCAGATTCCCAGCATTCCCCGGTCTCGCGATATACCTGCGCAATACTACTTTAATCATGTGTACCCGACGATGGAGcggcatcttcctcctccggcgGCGGTTCCGTTCGTCGCCCACGACCAGGGCAATTCGTCCCCCAAGTACGCCCGTCTCACCTTGaacaacatcccatccacctccgACTTCCTCTCCTCGACCGGCCTTCCTCTGGGCATGGTCTTGCAGCCGTTGGCGCGTCTAGACGGCGAGCAGCCGATCCCGGTGCTGGACTTTGGTGACGCTGGGCCGCCGCGGTGCCGCCGGTGCAGAGCGTATATCAATCCCTTCATGTCGTTCCGCTCCGGCGGAAACAAGTTTGTTTGTAACATGTGCACATTCCCCAACGATGTGCCGCCAGAATACTTTGCCCCGCTGGACCCGTCCGGCTCGCGCATCGACCGCATGCAGCGTCCGGAGCTGATGATGGGAACCGTGGAGTTCTTGGTGCCGAAGGATTACTGGAATAAGGAGCCTGTTGGTCTTCAGTGGCTGTTCTTGGTTGATGTCAGCCAGGAATCAGTGAACAAGGGTTTTCTGAAGGGCGTGTGCAAGGGTATTATGGAAGCGTTGTACAgcgaggagacggagaatcCCGAGGATGAGGCCCCCTCAAGGCGGATACCTGAAGGCGCCAAGGTTGGCATTGTCACTTATGACAAGGAGGTGCACTTCTACAACCTTAGT GCACAACTCGACCAGGCacagatgatggtgatgaccGATTTGGAGGAGCCGTTCGTCCCTCTCAGCGAGGGACTGTTTGTTGACCCCTACGAATCCAA GGACGTCATCACCTCTTTGCTGCAGCGCATCccgaccatcttctctcatGTCAAGAACCCACAGCCAGCCTTGCTGCCCGCCCTCAACGCGGCATTGTCTGCCTTGAGACCAACTGGCGGTAAGATCGTAGGCACGATCGCTAGCCTGCCCACTTGGGGTCCTGGTGCGCTGTCCCTACGGGACGACCCCAAGGTCCACGGCACCGATGCGGAGAGGAAGCTGTTCACGACCGAGCATGCAGGATGGCGTGAGACGGCCGGGCATCTGGCCGAAGCTGGAATCGGACTGGACATGTTCATCGCCGCACCGAGCGGAACATACATGGACGTTGCTACGATTG GCCACGTCCCTGAGGTAACCGGCGGTGAGACCTTTTTCTACCCGAACTTCCACGCACCTCGCGATATCCGCAAGCTCTCGAAGGAATTGGCGCATGCGATCACGCGAGAGACGGGCTACCAGGCCCTGATGAAGGTCCGTTGTTCGAATGGACTGCAGGTGTCAGGCTATCACGGCAACTTTGTCCAGCACACGTTCGGAGCCGACCTCGAGATCGGAGCCATCGATGCCGACAAGGCTATCGGAGTGGTGTTCAGCTACGATGGAAAGCTCGACCCGAAGCTGGATGCCCACTTCCAGGCAGCCTTGCTGTATACTTCGGCTAATGGCCAGCGTCGGGTGCGGTGCATCAACACCGTGGCTGCAGTGAATGAGGGTGGCATGGAGACGATGAAGTTTGTGGATCAGGACGCAGTGGTCGCAATGGTGGCCAAGGATG CGGCCTCCAAGACCCTAGACAAGTCCCTCAAGGACATCCGGGCAAGCGTTTCCGAGAAGACGGTGGACATCTTCAGCGGATACCGCAAGATCTTCTCCGGATCTCATCCTCCCGGACAATTGGTGTTGCCAGAGAATCTGAAAGAGTTCTCAATGTACATGCTCAGCCTGATCAAGTCGCGGGCTATCAAAG GCGGACAAGAGGCGTCGGACCGACGCATCCACGACATGCGGATGCTGCGGTCCATCGGGTGCACGGAGCTGTCACTGTACCTGTACCCCCGCATTATTCCGATCCACAACATGCAGCCGACCGACGGATTCCCCAACGAACAGGGACAACTGCAAGTGCCCCCCTCGCTGCGGGCCAGCTTCTCCAAAATTGAGGAAGGCGGGGCGTACCTGGTGGACAACGGGCAGCAGTGCCTGTTGTGGCTGCACTCACATGTGTCGCCCAACCTCCTGGAGGACCTGTTCGGCGAGGGCCAGACGTCGCTGCAGGGGTTGAGTCCACAGACCTCGACGATCCCAGTGCTGGAGACGCATTTGAACGCGCAGGTGCGCAATTTACTGCAATACTTCTCAACGATCCGGGGATCCAAGGCCGTGACGATCCAGCTGGCGCGGCAGGGTCTAGACGGGGCGGAGTACGAGTTTGCGCGGATGCTGGTAGAAGACCGCAACAACGAGGCGCAGAGCTCAGTAGACTGGCTGGTACACATTCACCGGCAAATCAACCTAGAGCTGGCGGGGCATCGCAAACGCGAGGACAcagcgggggaggggggattgACGAGTTTGGCGGGTCTCCGAGCGCCATATTGGTAG